The following proteins come from a genomic window of Acanthopagrus latus isolate v.2019 chromosome 5, fAcaLat1.1, whole genome shotgun sequence:
- the LOC119019563 gene encoding nuclear factor 7, brain-like produces MAEKSFALLESFLSCHVCSETFRDPVSLSCNHNFCSSCLKKIWEQAENKNCPICERRSSKEFPPVNFSLKELADSFAGRQQSGSSEAEKEVKKVEVVCSKHPEVPKLFCEDKQTAVCPVCDVSLHQSHKVVPIEPTVSELKEQLESDLKSLKDKRNKYKQVEKTYNEVIQHSKKQLLSTERQIRAEFNKLHQFLKEEEESRLAALREEEEQKGKTVSREMKMIEEQLSSLLDSICAVEQELQKHNVPFLSSYKATQTRARVQCSLSDPQLVSGALIDVAKHLGNLSFRVWEKMKDQVQFSPVILDPNTAYPWLHLSDDLTSVRHGDTDQQLPDNPERNTSSVTVLGSEGFSSGKHSWEVEVGDHPSWNVGLVKESVDRKGERFATSKYGIWCLSHADGKYTYGPGETVRVEKSLQRIRVQLDYDRGEVSFYDPEDMTDIYTHRDTFTEKLFPYFSIGNAGDAKTADIKICQSDISL; encoded by the coding sequence ATGGCTGAGAAAAGTTTTGCTCTTCTTGAAAGTTTCCTGAGCTGCCATGTGTGTTCAGAGACTTTCAGAGATCCTGTGTCTCTGAGCTGCAACCACAACTTCTGTTCAAGCTGCCTGAAAAAAATATGGgaacaagctgaaaacaaaaattgtCCTATTTGTGAAAGAAGATCCTCAAAGGAATTTCCACCAGTGAACTTTTCTTTGAAGGAACTGGCTGACTCATTTGCTGGGAGACAACAATCTGGATCAtctgaggcagaaaaagaagtgaagaaggtggaggtggtgtgtAGTAAACATCCAGAAGTCCCCAAATTGTTCTGTGAGGACAAGcagacagctgtgtgtcctgtctgtgatgtttctctCCACCAGAGCCACAAGGTGGTTCCTATAGAACCAACTGTCAGTgagctgaaggagcagctggAATCTGACTTAAAGTCTCTAAAGGACAAGaggaacaaatacaaacaagtgGAGAAAACATACAATGAAGTGATTCAACACTCCAAGAAGCAGCTGTTgtccacagagaggcagatcagagcagagttCAACAAGCTCCACCAGTtcctgaaagaggaagaggagtccaGACTGGCAgctctgagggaggaagaggagcagaaggggaagactgtcagcagagagatgaagatgattgaggagcagctctcctctctgttggaCAGTATCTGTGCTGTTGAAcaagagctgcagaaacacaacgtGCCATTCCTCAGCAGTTATAAAGCCACTCAGACCAGAGCCAGAGTCCAGTGCTCACTGTCAGATCCACAGCTGGTCTCAGGAGCGCTGATAGATGTggccaaacacctgggcaacctgTCCTTCAGAGTCTGGGAGAAGATGAAGGACCAGGTCCAATTCAGTCCTGTCATTCTGGACCCAAACACTGCATACCCCTGGCTCCATCTGTCTGATGATCTGACCAGTGTGAGACATGGAGACACAGACCAGCAGCTTCCTGACAATCCAGAGAGAAATACTTCCTCTGTCACTGTTCTGGGCTCTGAAGGCTTCAGCTCAGGGAAACACAgctgggaggtggaggtgggagatCATCCTAGCTGGAATGTGGGTTTGGTTAAAGAGTCAGTTgacaggaagggagagagatTTGCTACATCAAAATATGGAATTTGGTGTTTATcgcatgctgatggaaaatatACTTACGGTCCTGGTGAGACTGTCAGAGTAGAGAAAAGTCTCCAGAGGATCAGAGTCCAGCTGGACTATGACAGGGGGGAGGTGTCCTTCTACGACCCTGAAGACATGACTGACATCtacactcacagagacactttcACTGAGAAACTCTTCCCATATTTCAGTATTGGAAATGCTGGTGATGCTAAAACTGCTGATATCAAAATCTGCCAGAGTGATATTTCTCTGTGA